One part of the Arvicanthis niloticus isolate mArvNil1 chromosome 15, mArvNil1.pat.X, whole genome shotgun sequence genome encodes these proteins:
- the LOC117721029 gene encoding LOW QUALITY PROTEIN: uncharacterized protein LOC117721029 (The sequence of the model RefSeq protein was modified relative to this genomic sequence to represent the inferred CDS: inserted 1 base in 1 codon; substituted 2 bases at 2 genomic stop codons), whose translation MGQAVTTPLSLSMDHWSDVRDRGRLLSVVVKKGPWRILCTSKWPTFNVGWPPRGTFDLPTIRAVRAVVFQEGSGSHPDHQPYITVWENLARYPPPWVEPFLPPRQPSSRVLAVREGSTEGRPKPRQNEGEPSTPPVSISKIYPDIEEPPEWPTPLPPPYPSAPQPAALPSAPELAPASGATGGPSAGTRSRRGATPVGPDSTVALPLRAVGPPPTGENELQLLQYWPFSSSDLYNWKVNHPPFSENPAGLTGLIESLMFSHQPTWDDCQQLLQTLFTTEERERILLEARKNIRDNQGRPATQAAIDKGFPLTRPPWDYHTATGRERLSIYRRALVAGLRGAARKPTNLAKVREVMQGATEPPSVFLERLMEAYRRYTPFDPMSEGQRASVIMAFIGQSAPDIRRRLQRIEGLQDYTIRDVVKEAEKVYHKRETEEEKQEREKKERAEDEDRREKRQEENLTRILATVVGEGRRQGTGRARQTGNLGDGRRQGPRRPKRDQLLLERDQCAYCKEKGHWARECPKKKETKVLSLDNEDXGSRGSVPLSEPRVTLKIEGTPIDFLVDTGAEYSVLKKPLGKIQDKKTLVIGATGQKPYPWTTSRTVDLGRNQVSHSFLVIPECPTPLLGRDLLTKLKAQIKFAPSGPELSWGTEIPQTLILSLQLEEEYRLYQEREKPPEELQEWLLXFPQAWAETGGXGMARQAPPVVIELKSGATPIGVRQYPMSKEAREGIRPHIKRLLEQGILVPCRSSWNTPLLPVKKPGTNDYRPVQDLREVNKRVQDVHPTVPNPYNLLSTLPPTRTWYTVLDLKDAFFCLRLHPNSQPLFAFEWRDPESGRTGQLTRTRLPQGFKNSPTLFDEALHRDLAPFRANNPQVTLIIYIDDILLATETREDCELGTQKILAELGELGYRVSAKKAQLCRTEVTYLGYTLKNGQRWLTEARKRTVTQIPTPTTPRQVREFLGTAGFCRLWIPGFATLAAPLYPLTKEKGKFIWTKEHQVAFKTLKKTLLQAPALALPDLSKPFTLYIDERKGVARGVLTQALRPWKRPVAYLSKKLDPVASGWPSCLRAIAATATLIKDADKLTLGQKVTVVAPHALEIIIRQPPDRWITNARITHYQSLLLTERVTFAPPAVLNPATLLPEANETPVHQCEEILAEEAGTRSDLTDQLWPGVETWFTDRSSFVKEGKRRAGAAVVDGRTVIWSSSLPEGTSAQKAELIALIQALKLAEGKSVNIYTDIRYAFATAHVHGAIYRQRGLLTSAGRDIKNKKEILDLLEAIHLPRKVAIIHCPGHQKGTGPIEKGNQMADQMAKEAAHGPMTLIAKVGSRQDERALEKRALTEEEGLEYLTSMHRLTHLGARKMIELSNKSPYHIPRLQKTAEDLVRNCRACALTNAGSSRHSGGKRLRGDRPGTYWEVDFTEVKPARYGNKYLLVFIDVFSGWVEAFPTKKETANVVAKKILEDILPRFGVPKVIGSDNGPAFVAQVSQGLARQLGINWKLHCAYRPQSSGQVERMNRTIKETLTKLSIEAGGIDWTALLSLALFRVRNTPGPLGLTPFEILFGAPPPLFETLDSVTRPDDNNFIPSTHFLARLKALETIRRDIWEQLKDTYTAGDPAVPHQFEIGDTVLVRRHWAGNLEPRWKGPYLVLLTTPTAIKVEGIPTWVHASHVKRAPPETSPDEWILEKTNNPLKLRLCRKRNPESGQQPPCPDATNLGGD comes from the exons ATGGGACAGGCTGTGACAACCCCCTTGTCTTTGTCTATGGACCATTGGTCGGATGTTAGGGACAGAGGACGCTTATTGTCAGTAGTTGTAAAAAAGGGGCCTTGGCGGATCCTTTGCACCTCTAAGTGGCCAACTTTCAATGTGGGATGGCCACCTCGAGGGACTTTTGATTTACCCACCATTAGAGCCGTTAGGgcagttgtttttcaggaaggaTCAGGGTCGCATCCAGATCATCAACCATATATCACCGTGTGGGAAAACTTGGCTCGATATCCACCCCCGTGGGTCGAGCCTTTCCTCCCACCTCGCCAACCAAGCTCCCGGGTCTTGGCTGTGCGAGAGGGCTCCACAGAAGGAAGACCGAAACCACGTCAGAATGAAGGCGAGCCCAGCACCCCGCCGGTGTCCATTTCAAAGATATACCCTGATATAGAAGAACCCCCTGAATGGCccactcccctgcccccaccttacCCCTCAGCTCCCCAACCTGCAGCCCTGCCCTCAGCCCCCGAACTGGCCCCAGCCTCCGGGGCCACAGGGGGGCCCTCAGCAGGTACTAGGAGCCGACGTGGAGCCACTCCTGTAGGACCTGACTCCACCGTGGCGCTGCCCCTTAGGGCCGTTGGGCCGCCCCCAACTGGCGAGAATGAGCTGCAGCTCCTGCAGTAttggcctttttcctcctctgatctctataattggaaagttaaccatccccctttttcagaaaatcctgcaggactcacaggcctgatagagtccctgatgttttcccaccaacccacgtgggatgactgtcagcagctcCTACAGACACTGTTCACTaccgaagagagggagaggattctCCTTGAGGCTCGGAAAAATATCCGAGATAATCAAGGACGCCCCGCCACTCAGGCTGCTATAGACAAGGGGTTTCCCTTGACCCGTCCTCCGTGGGATTACCACACGGCAACAGGTAGGGAACGGCTGTCCATTTACCGCCGGGCTCTCGTGGCTGGTCTCAGGGGTGCAGCGAGAAAACCCACCAATTTGGCaaaggtaagagaggttatgcaaGGAGCGACTGAACCCCCCTCTGTGTTCCTAGAGAGGCTCATGGAGGCTTACCGTAGGTACACTCCTTTTGACCCTATGTCAGAGGGGCAGCGAGCTTCTGTAATCATGGCTTTCATTGGGCAGTCCGCCCCGGACATTAGAAGGAGGTTACAGCGTATTGAGGGATTGCAAGATTATACTATCAGAGATGTGgtgaaggaggctgagaaagtgtatcataagagagagacagaggaagagaaacaggagagagaaaaaaaagaaagggctgaggatgaagatagaagggaaaagagacaagaagagaacctAACTAGGATACTGGCCACAGTGGTAGGAGAAGGAAGGCGTCAGGGAACTGGTAGggctagacagacagggaacctgggtgACGGCAGAAGGCAGGGGCCAAGGAGACCCAAAAGAGACCAGCTGTTACTAGAGAGAGATCAGTGTGCATACTGCAAAGAGAAGGGCCATTGGGCCCGAGAGTGtcctaaaaagaaagagaccaaagtGCTGTCCTTAGATAATGAAGATTAGGGAAGTCGGGGTTCGGTTCCCCTCTCCGAGCCTAGGGTAACTCTGAAAATAGAGGGGACCCCTATAGATTTCTTGGTGGACACGGGAGCAGAATATTCTGTGCTTAAAAAACCTCTGGGAAAGATACAAGATAAAAAGACGCTGGTGATTGGGGCTACAGGACAAAAACCGTATCCGTGGACTACTTCTCGTACAGTGGATCTTGGAAGAAACCAGGTATCTCACTCATTTTTAGTAATACCAGAGTGCCCTACGCCCTTACTGGGCAGAGACTTGTTAACCAAATTAAAGGCCCAGATAAAATTTGCCCCCTCTGGACCGGAACTGTCATGGGGAACTGAGATACCCCAAACGTTAATATTGTCCCTTCAGCTAGAAGAAGAATACCGGctataccaagagagagagaagccccccGAGGAGCTTCAGGAATGGTTACTTTGATTTCCTCAGGCGTGGGCTGAGACAGGGG ACGGAATGGCTAGACAGGCCCCCCCTGTGGTGATTGAGCTCAAGTCTGGAGCCACCCCCATTGGGGTCCGACAGTACCCCATGagcaaggaagccagagagggcatACGCCCCCACATTAAGAGACTGTTAGAACAGGGGATTTTAGTCCCTTGCAGGTCCTCTTGGAACACCCCCTTATTGCCAGTAAAAAAACCGGGGACAAACGACTATCGTCCGGTACAGGATCTTAGGGAAGTCAACAAGAGGGTACAAGATGTCCACCCTACAGTGCCCAACCCCTACAACTTGCTCAGTACATTGCCACCCACTCGAACCTGGTATACCgtcttagatttaaaagatgccttcttctgtctgaggttacatccaaacagccAGCCCCTGTTTGCTTTCGAGTGGCGGGaccctgagagtgggagaaccgGACAACTCACGCGGACAAGGTTACCCCAAGGATTCAAAAACTCCCCAACACTGTTCGATGAAGCTCTACACCGGGACCTTGCCCCCTTCCGCGCTAATAACCCGCAGGTGACTCTTATCATTTATATTGATGACATTTTGCTGGCCACAGAGACCCGAGAAGATTGCGAACTGGGGACTCAGAAGATCCTGGCTGAGTTAGGTGAGTTGGGGTATCGGGTCTCTGCAAAGAAAGCACAGCTATGTCGAACTGAGGTGACATACTTGGGATATACCCTAAAAAATGGACAGCggtggctcacagaagccagaaaacgaACAGTCACACAAATCCCAACCCCAACCACCCCTCGCCAGGTAAGGGAATTCCTGGGGACCGCGGGATTTTGTAGGCTTTGGATTCCAGGATTCGCCACTTTGGCAGCCCCATTATATCCCTTgacaaaggaaaaagggaagttcaTCTGGACAAAAGAACACCAGGTGGCTTTCAAAACTCTTAAAAAGACACTGCTACAGGCCCCTGCCCTAGCACTGCCAGATTTAAGCAAGCCTTTTACCCTATATATTGATGAGAGAAAGGGGGTTGCCAGAGGGGTCCTCACCCAAGCTCTAAGACCTTGGAAGCGTCCGGTGGCTTATCTGTCAAAAAAACTAGATCCTGTGGCTAGCGGATGGCCCTCTTGCCTGCGAGCGATAGCTGCAACAGCCACACTGATAAAAGATGCTGATAAGCTAACTCTGGGCCAGAAAGTGACAGTAGTGGCCCCCCATGCTCTCGAAATCATCATCAGACAACCGCCAGACCGCTGGATAACCAACGCTAGAATCACCCATTACCAGAGCTTGTTACTAACAGAGCGAGTGACTTTTGCTCCACCTGCCGTCCTCAACCCCGCTACCCTGCTACCTGAAGCCAATGAGACCCCAGTACATCAGTGTGAGGAGATACTGGCTGAAGAAGCAGGGACCCGGTCAGATTTGACCGACCAGCTGTGGCCTGGGGTGGAGACCTGGTTCACCGACAGAAGTAGCTTCGTGAAAGAAGGTAAGCGAAGGGCTGGGGCAGCGGTAGTAGATGGAAGGACTGTCATTTGGTCTAGCAGCCTGCCGGAAGGAACTTCGGCACAAAAAGCAGAACTTATTGCTCTGATCcaagccctaaaactggcagaAGGGAAGTCTGTAAACATTTATACTGATATCCGATACGCTTTTGCAACAGCCCATGTTCATGGGGCAATTTACAGACAGCGTGGGTTGCTGACGTCTGCTGgcagagacattaaaaataaaaaggagattctTGATTTACTAGAGGCTATCCACTTGCCACGAAAGGTGGCAATCATccactgcccaggacaccagaaggggacTGGCCCTATTGAAAAGGGAAACCAGATGGCAGATCAGATGGCTAAAGAGGCGGCACACGGACCAATGACTCTTATAGCCAAAGTGGGATCCCGCCAGGATGAGAGGGCCCTGGAAAAGAGAGCCCTCACAGAAGAAGAGGGGCTAGAATACCTGACCAGTATGCACCGCCTCACCCACCTGGGGGccagaaaaatgatagaactatccaacaaatccccttaccacattcctagGCTCCAAAAGACAGCCGAAGATCTGGTAAGAAACTGCAGGGCGTGTGCCCTCACTAATGCCGGATCCAGCAGGCATAGTGGGGGAAAGCGCCTACGGGGAGATCGACCTGGAACTTATTGGGAGGTCGATTTCACAGAAGTCAAACCTGCCCGATACGGCAACAAAtatcttctagttttcatagATGTTTTCTCAGGGTGGGTTGAAGCATTTCCCactaagaaagaaacagcaaatgtagtggccaagaagatactggaagacatCCTTCCCCGATTTGGAGTACCTaaggtaattgggtcagacaatgggcctgccttcgtcgcccaggtaagtcagggactggccagacaactggggataaattggaagttacattgtgcttaccgaccccagagctcaggacaggtagaaagaatgaatagaactaTTAAAGAGACCCTTACAAAATTATCGATTGAGGCTGGCGGGATTGACTGGACAGCCCTTCTCTCCCTAGCCCTGTTCCGGGTCCGGAACACACCCGGACCTTTGGGACTAACACCCTTTGAGATACTGTTTGGTGCACCTCCGCCTCTGTTTGAAACCCTAGATAGTGTGACACGCCctgatgacaataattttatacctTCCACCCACTTTTTAGCCCGTTTAAAGGCCCTTGAGACGATCAGGAGAGATATTTGGGAACAGCTGAAAGACACTTACACCGCCGGAGATCCTGCAGTTCCCCATCAGTTTGAGATTGGAGACACCGTCCTGGTGCGGAGACACTGGGCGGGAAATCTCGAGCCGCGCTGGAAAGGACCCTACCTGGTACTGTTGACAACTCCAACCGCCATTAAGGTGGAAGGGATCCCCACCTGGGTTCATGCTTCACATGTCAAAAGGGCCCCTCCTGAAACTAGTCCAGATGAGTGGATTTTGGAAAAGACTAATAATCCTCTTAAGTTGCGTTTATGTCGTAAACGCAACCCTGAGTCAGGACAGCAACCCCCATGCCCCGATGCGACAAACCTGGGAGGTgattaa